Below is a genomic region from Terriglobales bacterium.
ATCCTCGAAGGCCACCGCGCGGAACACGTTCAGGGTGCCGAAGTGGTCGTCACCAGTTCCGCCGTCGCGCCCGACAACCCGGAAGTGCTGGCGGCACACCAGCACCACATCCCGGTGATCCCCCGTGCGGAAATGCTGGCCGAACTGATGCGCCTGAAGTACGGCATCGCCATCGCCGGCATGCACGGCAAGACCACCACCACCTCCATGGTTGCCGCGGTTCTGGCCGCGGGTGGCCTGGACCCCACCGTGGTGGTCGGCGGACGCGTGGACGCCATGGGTTCGAATGCCCGCTTGGGCAAATCCCAGTACTTGGTGGCCGAGGCGGATGAGAGCGATCGCTCCTTCCTGCGACTCTCGCCCATCCTGTCTGTGGTCACCAACCTGGATCGCGAGCACATGGACTGCTATCGCGACATGCGTGATGTGCTCCGGGCTTTCCGCGACTTCATCGAGCGTGTGCCCTTCTACGGCATGGCCATCCTCTGCCGGGACGACCGTCACCTGCGCCGCCTCCTGCCACGGCTCTCCCGGCGCGTGGTCACCTACGGCACCGGTGAAGATGCGGATTTCCGCGTCGCGCTGGGCCCGGTCGAGCCGGGCACGGTACGTGAGCGGCCCGTCAGCCGGTTCACCGTGCGTTACCGCGGGCAGGACCTGGGCGAATTCCGCGTGCACGTTCCGGGCGCACACAATGTCTTGAATGCGGCTGCAGCCGTGGCCGTGGGTATCGGCCTGGACGTCACCCCGTCACAGATTCGTGAGGCGCTGGACGGTTTTCGCGGTGTAGACCGCAGGTTCCAATTGCGCGGCTCGGCCCGCGGCGTCGCGGTGATCGACGACTATGGCCACCATCCCACCGAAATCCTGGCCACGCTGGCGGCGGCACGTTCCTGTGGCTATCGCCGAATTCATGTGGTCTTTCAGCCCCACCGTTACACCCGCACTCGGCTGCTCCTCGACGAATTTGCCGCTGCTTTCGGCGCCGCCGATTCACTGTTCATCCTGGATATCTACGCCGCCAGCGAGAACCCCATTCCCGGTGTCACCGGCGAAGCGCTGGCGGGCCGCATCCGCGAGAAGGGCGGCAGGGAAGCGGTCTATGTTCCCTCGTTCGCCGAGGCTGCGGCTGCGGTCGCGGCGCAGGCGCTCGAAGGCGACATGATTCTCACCTTGGGAGCGGGTAATATCTCTCACCTCGGTTCCCAAATTCTGGAGCAACTGCAGACTCAAGGGCAGGCGGTCTCCCAGAAACCATAGTCCTGCTGCCGTGGGCTTGAAAAAATGCCAGTCCACTCCGGACTTGGCTGAGACGATTTCCCGGCTGGAGCGTCTATAGCAGGGAAGCGCAATTCGTGGAACCAGGCGCTCACCCGCTGCGTAACCAAGCGCAACGGGCTTGCGAGAGAACGGCCGTGCATACCACTACAAGCCGGGTTGTGATTCTCGCCGCAGCATTCGTCGTTTTGTTCACGGTGGCACAGCCGTTCCTGCCTGCGCCGGCTGCGGAGACTGCGCATGCCCTCGACCCCAGCGCGTCCCTGAATAAGGCGGACGATCCGCGGGTGCTCTACCTGTTTTCCCAGGTGGAAATGGCGCTGGGTGATGTGGAATCCGCCGTTCGCCTGGCAGATCGGGCTTCCAAGGCCGAACGGAACCGGACCCAGGAAACGCCCCAGCCTGCCAAGGGCACCACGCCGTGCAATAGCCAGAGTCACAACCTGCGGGCGAGCATTCCCCCGATTCCGCTGGGACTGAGCCTTCTCTAGTCCGTCCCTGCTAAGCCCTGCCCCTCCCGACCACTCATGAATTTGGAAATTTCTTTGTACGCAACGAGAGGAAATGCAGTTATAGTGTGACTGGCGATTCTTCCGCGCGACAACTCGACCTAGCGCATGGCGCGAGACGACGCTTTCATTTCCCGAGCGGGCAGGTCTCCGGCTTCCGCGCGCGGCCGTTCCG
It encodes:
- the murC gene encoding UDP-N-acetylmuramate--L-alanine ligase is translated as MHFVGIGGIGMSGIAEVLLTLGYKVSGSDLKLSPLTQRLTTLGATILEGHRAEHVQGAEVVVTSSAVAPDNPEVLAAHQHHIPVIPRAEMLAELMRLKYGIAIAGMHGKTTTTSMVAAVLAAGGLDPTVVVGGRVDAMGSNARLGKSQYLVAEADESDRSFLRLSPILSVVTNLDREHMDCYRDMRDVLRAFRDFIERVPFYGMAILCRDDRHLRRLLPRLSRRVVTYGTGEDADFRVALGPVEPGTVRERPVSRFTVRYRGQDLGEFRVHVPGAHNVLNAAAAVAVGIGLDVTPSQIREALDGFRGVDRRFQLRGSARGVAVIDDYGHHPTEILATLAAARSCGYRRIHVVFQPHRYTRTRLLLDEFAAAFGAADSLFILDIYAASENPIPGVTGEALAGRIREKGGREAVYVPSFAEAAAAVAAQALEGDMILTLGAGNISHLGSQILEQLQTQGQAVSQKP